Genomic window (Ferviditalea candida):
AGGACAGTTGACCTCCCACATTTCGCCGGGTTTATGGCTTTTAGGCGGCGGCGCGATTCCGAAGCTTCGCAGCTTCTCCCTGCCCGCATCGCTGATGCGGTCCGAAGTCCAGGGCGGATCGAACACAAAATTCACCCGGATTTCCCTGACTTGCTCCAATTCGGACAACTTCTCTGAGATTGATTTTTTCATGAGCTTCAGCGCCGGACATCCGACAAAGGTCGGAAGCACCTCGACGGCGACGATTCCATCGGCGATCGACACCTGATGGATCATTCCCATCTCGACCAAACTGACCGGCGGCATTTCCGGATCCTTGACTTCCTCCAAAAGTGCCCATAACGCTTTCTCAAGGCTGTCGTCTGCAAGCAACGTCATGGCGAATCACTCCTTTACCAGCTTGTTGCCGGATCCAATCTGTATACCTCGGACAAGGTGCGGACCGCATCGACGCAGTCCTCCGTATGCTGTCCGGCACGGCCCTCAAGCTGAGGCGATTCAGCCGGTTTCGTCCAATTGATGCCGCAAGCATGAAAAGCTTCGTTTGCTTTCCGCTCCCAACGTTCACGAATCTCCTTTTCCGGTATCATCAATCCGTGCCGGATGATCGCGTCCGCCATCGGGCCGAGCTTGAATGCGTCGCCGATATCCGCGTTCACCTTTTCCAGCGCCGCCATAAGTCGCTCCCGGGCATCTTCCGTGCTGTTCGCCAACTGTTTGATCCAGACACGCCAATGCATGAGATGATAATTCAGCTCCGTCAGCATTTTTCTCGACACCTGCGCGAGCGGAATGTAGGAGCACTGAGAAAGCACCTCCAGACGGACCAGCTTAAACAAATCATACAGATAAAAGCGGACGATCGAATAAGCCCAGTCAAAATGCGGATTAACCATATAATTGCCTGTGCCGTTCGCGCGTTCCACCAGAATCGTGTTCCTGAATTCGGCAGAATCCCTTAACTGGGCCAGATCATCCGCCTTGCCGGCTCCCAATTCCTCCAGCAGGGTGTAAAACATCACCGCATGGCCCATCGTATCCTGCGACATCGAGGAAAAGGCAACGTCTTCTTCAATGTGCGGAGCAAGACCGAGCCATTCCGACCCGCGATATGCGATCATCAAATCATCGTCGGCCATCTGAAACAGCAGCTCCTTCAAAGCGGCCAAGTATTCCGCCTGTTCTTTGGCCTGCTCCGC
Coding sequences:
- the paaC gene encoding 1,2-phenylacetyl-CoA epoxidase subunit PaaC; protein product: MAELQRIVNAEQAKEQAEYLAALKELLFQMADDDLMIAYRGSEWLGLAPHIEEDVAFSSMSQDTMGHAVMFYTLLEELGAGKADDLAQLRDSAEFRNTILVERANGTGNYMVNPHFDWAYSIVRFYLYDLFKLVRLEVLSQCSYIPLAQVSRKMLTELNYHLMHWRVWIKQLANSTEDARERLMAALEKVNADIGDAFKLGPMADAIIRHGLMIPEKEIRERWERKANEAFHACGINWTKPAESPQLEGRAGQHTEDCVDAVRTLSEVYRLDPATSW
- the paaD gene encoding 1,2-phenylacetyl-CoA epoxidase subunit PaaD, whose protein sequence is MTLLADDSLEKALWALLEEVKDPEMPPVSLVEMGMIHQVSIADGIVAVEVLPTFVGCPALKLMKKSISEKLSELEQVREIRVNFVFDPPWTSDRISDAGREKLRSFGIAPPPKSHKPGEMWEVNCPYCGSPYTKMENLFGPAACRSILYCPKCKNPFEAFKPIAVSGSN